The nucleotide window CGTTATTTTAGACGTGCTGCTTGATACGGTCAACCATGTCAAGCCGCTCCCACGGCAGGTCGAGCTCCGGCCGCCCGAAATGACCGTAAGCGGCGATTTGGTTATAAATCGGGTTTAACAAGCACAGATGGTCGATGATTTCACGCGGTCTGAAATCAAATACGGCCTCCAGAATTTTTTCAATCTTTTCATCGGGAATCGACCCGGTGCCACGCGTGTCGACCTGAATGGAGACGGGCCGCGCCACGCCGATGGCGTATGCCAGCTCGATCTGACAAGCCCTCGCCAAGCCCGCCGCGACGACATTTTTAGCGGCATAACGCGCCATATACGCGGCGCTGCGGTCTACCTTCGTCGGGTCCTTACCGGAAAAAGCGCCGCCGCCGTGGCTGGCGTAGCCGCCGTAGGTGTCAACAATGATTTTCCGCCCCGTCAACCCGGAATCACCAACAGGGCCGCCAATGACAAACCGACCCGTTGGATTGACATAAAATTTTGTCTCATTTGTGATAAGTTCCTTCGGAATAACCGGTTTGATGACTGTTTCGATAATGCTCTCGCGCAAGTCTTTGACCGTCACGTCCGGGTCGTGCTGGGAGGAGACGACAATCGCGGGGCAGGACGCAACGCGCCCCTTCTCATCGTATTCTACCGTCACTTGGCTTTTCCCGTCAGGCCGAAGAAAGGGCAACAGGCCTGATTTCCGCACCGCAGCCAAGCGCATTGACAGCGCGTGTGCATATGAAATCGGCGCTGGCATATATTCCGGCGTCTCGTCACACGCAAAGCCGAACATCATGCCCTGATCGCCGGCCCCGGTATCAAAAGCGTCGTCATACGCGCTGTTAACACCCATGGCAATGTCCTGACTTTGTTCCTTGATGGATGTGAGAACAGAACAGCCGTTGTAATCAAAACCAAGCTCCGGGCGGATGTAACCGATATTTTTAATCGTCTCCCTCGCGATACCGGGGATGTCGACATAAGTATTCGTCGTAATTTCACCCATGATAAGAACCATGCCGGTTGAGACAATTGTTTCGCAGGCCACGCGGGCCATTTTGTCACCGGCCAGAATATTATCAAGTACCGCGTCGGAAATCTGGTCACAGACTTTATCCGGGTGCCCCTCTGTAACGGATTCCGACGTAAAAATCCTGTTTGTCATGATGCCGTCTCCTTTGACATATTTTCTCATAATTTTATTTATTATACCACAATACGCCGATAACATAAAGTATAAATTCTGACAGATTAAAACTGCCGCTTATAAAGCGGCAGTCTCATTTTGTCGCGTTAAATTAGCGGTGCTCAAGCGGCACAAATGCCGATTTCGGGGTGATGGCCTTATATGCCGGGCGGATAATTCTGTTGCCGTTGTACACCTCTTCGATACGGTGCGCACACCAGCCCACCATCCGTGCCACGGCAAAAAGCGGCGTGTAGAGCTCATGCGGGATGCCAAGCATTTTATAGACAAATCCGGAGTACATGTCAACATTGGCACACATCGGTTTATCAACGTGGCGTTCTGCCGCAAATGCGGCCGGCGCAAGACGTTCGACAGCTTCGAATAACTCGAATTCCTGAAGCATGCCCTTTTGATCAGCCAGCTTTTTAGCCAGCTCTTTGAGCCGAACGGTGCGCGGGTCGCTGAGCGTATAGACAGCGTGGCCGATGCCGTAAATGAGCCCGTCGCCGCAGCCGGCCTCACGCCGTAATATTTTTCGCAGATAGCTTAAAAGGTCCGCTTCATCCTCCCAGTTGGGCACATCGCGCTCAATATAGGAAAACATCTCCATGACCTTTTTGTTTGCCCCGCCGTGACGGGGGCCTTTTAAGGCACCGACCGCGGCAGCCATTGAGGAGTAAATATCGGTGCCGGATGAGGAGAGGACACGGCAGGCAAACGCCGAATTGTTCCCACCACCGTGTTCGGCATGCAAAACAAGGGCTAAATCGAGCAGCTGCGCTTCTTCCTGCGTAAAGCTGTTGTCATGGCGGACGGAATAGAGAAAGTTTTCGGCCGTCGAGAGGCCTTCCTTCGGGTGGTGGATAAAGAGGCTCTCCTTGTCGAAATAGTGGCGTTTGGCGGCATAGGCGTTTGCCACAATGACGGGACAGCGCGCGATGAGATGAAGCGCCTGATCGAGCTCTTTATGTAGGTTGTTGATATCTGTTTCCGGATCCTGGTCGTAGGAGTATAGCGCCAGAACGCTGCGCGCAAGCTTGTTCATAATGTCCTTGCTGGGCGCGCTTAAAATCATATCTTCCGTAAAGCCGCTCGGCAGGTGCCTGTATTCGTCCAAGATACCGTTAAAGCAATCGAGTGACAATTTGTCCGGCAGTGTACCGAAGATAAGCAGATATGCCGTCTCCTCGAAACCAAACCGTCCTTCGCTCATAAAACCGTCAATCATATCAGACACGTCGATGCCGCGGTAAATGAGCTGTCCGTCAATCGGCACGCGCTCCCCGTCCTGCACGTAATAACCGCGCACATTGCCGACCTTTGTCACGCCGGCCATCACGCCGGTACCGTCAGCATTGCGGAGGCCGCGTTTCACGTCGAGTTCTGAGTAACAGCTTTTATCGACAACAATGCTTTGCTGCATCTGGGCGGCGCGTTTATTTAAAAAATCTATTGTTTTTAGCGCTCTGTCAGCGTGCATTGGCGATCACTTCCCTTTTTGTTGTAGATTATAAATATACAGCGCCAAGCGATTGTTGTCAATAAAATGCATGAAGTTTTATCATTTCCTGCATTTTCCCTTTCAGATAACTTTGCCGCTTTTCGTCTTTTTAGTCTTTTGGAATAAAACCCATTTTATAGCAGAAACTATGGTTGAAATATTCTGATTCTCGGAGGAACGAACGATGAAACGTCTTAACACCGCCCATTTCCGCACTGTCTTCGCCGCTATTCTCGCCGTTGTCACCGGCTGTCTCCTTTTTGCGGGCATTCCGGCACTGGCGGCAGAGGTCGGCACTACAAACGCAAATGCCCGCCCAATTGCGGAGAATCTCAGCTATACGACGTATAAAGGCATCGCGATCACCGGCCGGTTTTCAGCGTCCGACCCGGAGGGCGACGCTGTGCTATTCGAAGTAACCGACCTGCCGAAAAAAGGCACGATCCGATTTGACAGTGCCGGCACATTCGTCTACACGCCCGGAGAGAACAAAAAGGGGCAGGACGTTTTTTCCTATCTCGCGGTTGATGATGCCGGTAATCTTTCTCAAAAGGCAACCGTGACGATTGACATCGACAAGCAGTCAACAAAACTGACGTATGCCGACATGGCTGACAATCCCGCCCATTATGCCGCCCTCGTACTGGCTGAAAAAGGCCTGCTCGTCGGCGAAAAAATCGGCGATCAGTATTTCTTCCGGCCGCAGGCCGCTGTCACGCGCGGTGAATTCCTCACCATGTGCCTTGGCATGACGGATGTCGAAACGCTGCGCGATATCACGCGCACTGGCTTTTCCGATGACGCGGCCATGCCGGATTGGGTCAAGCCGTATGTGTCCACGGCGCTTTTGTCCGGCTATGTTACCGGCTATAAAAATGAAGAGGGCCGCCTTGTTTTTGGTGCCGACAAGGCGATAACAGCGGCTGAAGCCGCCGTCATTCTCAATAATATTTTAGACATTTCCGATGTTGCCAGCGTCGCCGCCGTCTCGTCGGACAGCTGCCCTGTGTGGGCGTATCAGGCGGAGGTCAACCTCGCCGCTTGCAACATCATCGAAGCGCCGGGCGCGGGCTCTTATAATACAGCAGTATCTCGCGCCGAGGCTGCCGACATGTTCGTCTCTGCCATGGCGCTCCAGGATGCCCGCGGCGGCACCTCCCTTCTCAGCTGGGCGCTGAAATAACAGCTCAAAAATAGAAAAAGATTCTTCGCTAAACGGCTCAGAATGACATGGTTCTGTCATTCTGAGGGGCATGATGCCCCGAAGAATCTTTTTTTGTTAGCCGGTGTCTGTTTTGCAACAGGCCTCTTTTAATAAAAACCTGTTTTTATCGCACTTGGCCGCTGCCGTATACGATGTATTTCGTTGTTGTCAGCTGCTCGAGGCCCATCGGGCCGCGCGCGTGCATCTTCTGCGTCGAGATGCCGATTTCAGCGCCAAGGCCGAACTCGCCGCCGTCCGTAAAGCGGGTTGAGGCGTTGACGTAAACGGCCGCAGCGTCCACGGCGTCGAGAAAGCGCTGCGAGACGGTATAGCTGTTCGTCACGACGGCCTCGGAGTGCTTTGAGCCGTACTTATTGATATGCGCGATGGCCTCCTCAAGGCCGTCAACAACCTTGACGGCAAGGATATAATCGCCGAACTCCGTCTCATAGTCCGCCTCTGTCGCCGGTATAACGGCATTGCCGAGGATAGCCGCTGTCTCCATGCAGCCGCGCAGCTCTGTGTTTTTCCCGTCTAACAGCGCCTTGGCTTTTGGGAGAAAGGCAGCGGCGACGGCGCGGTCGACGAGCAGCGTTTCAGCCGCGTTGCAGACGGATGGGCGCGAGCACTTGGCGTTAAAAATGATCTCGGCAGCCATATCGAGGTCGGCGGACGACTCTACATAAATGTGGCAGTTACCGACGCCTGTCTCGATAACAGGGACGCGCGCGTTTTCAACGACGCGGCGGATGAGGCCCGCCCCGCCGCGCGGGATCAGCACGTCGACATAGCCGACAAGGCGCATCACGTCGTCGGCGCTCTCGCGGGACGTGTCCTGCACGAGGCTCACGGCGTCCTCTGGTAGACCGGCTTCTCGGATGGCGCGGCGCATGATATTCGTCAACGCATTGTTGGCCGAAAAAGCTTCTTTGCCCCCGCGTAAAATAACGGCGCTGCCCGCCTTCAAGCAGAGAACGGCTGCGTCAACCGTCACATTCGGGCGCGCCTCGTAGATAATGGCGATCACGCCGAGCGGCACCTTTTTCCGCCCGATGACAAGCCCGTTGGGCCGGACAGCCATTTTTTCAACCTGCCCAATCGGGTCGTCGAGCCGCGCGACTTGACGGACGCCGTCGGCCATCGCGTCGATGCGTGCCTCCGTTAAGGCCAGCCGGTCCAGGAGTGACGCACTCATGCCGTTTTCACGTGCCCGGGTCATATCCTCGGCGTTGGCGGCAAGGATTTCCTGCTTATTGTCGATCAGCGCCTGCGCGATGGCGAAGAGCGCTTTGTTTTTTTCTGCGGTGGGGCACGTCATCAGAACAAGCGATGCCTCTTTGGCCGCAGCCCCTTGTTTTTCAATCGCCGTCATGCCTTTTTTCCCTTCTTTCGAAACAGCGTTCCAACGCCCTTCCCTTCCAGAATGTCATAGAGATTCCGGGGGTTTGCGCCGTTTGTAATCACCATGTCAATCCCGTTTTCTGTCGCGATTTTGGCGGCCGCCAGCTTTGTTTGCATCCCGCCTGTACCAAACGCCGTCCCCGCGCCGCCGATTTCGGCAAGCAGGTCGCCATCTACCGCGTCGACAACCGGGATGAGGCTGGCGTCTTTGTTTTTCCGGGGGTCTTTGTCAAATAGCCCGTCGATGTCTGAAAGGATGACGAGTAAATCAGCGTCAACGAGCGTTGCCACGACGGCCGAAAGCGTATCATTATCGCCGAACACCTTGTGTTCGGATTCAATCTCCTCGATGCAGACAGAGTCGTTCTCGTTGACGACGGGGATGACGCCGAGCTCTAAAAGCGCCTCAAACGTCCCCAACAGATTCAGGCGGACGTTTGGCCTGTCGACATCGTCACGCGTGAGCAATATTTGCCCGACTGGCGCGCCGTATTCACTGAAAAACTTGTCATAAACGTGCATCAGCTCACACTGCCCCACGGCGGCGACTGCCTGCTTTAAACGGACGTCGACCGGGCGGCCCTTCATATTCAGCTTCCCGCAGCCGGCGCCAATCGCGCCTGACGAGACGAGAATAACCTCGTGACCGGCATTTTTAATATCCGTCAGCACGCGGGCCAAGCCGTCTATATTGCGGAAATTGAGACCCTTCCCGCCGTGCGAGAGCGTCGACGTGCCGACCTTGATGACGACGCGCTTTTTCTTTTTCAAACCGGCGCGCCCCCTTTCGTTAAAATATCGCTGTGGCGAAATAGTCCTCCGGCGTTTCCGCGCGGCGAATCATAGTCACGCTCCCGTCCTCACGGAGCAGGAGTTCAGCCGAGCGCAGCTTGCCGTTATAGTTGTAGCCCATGGCGTGTCCGTGCGCACCTGTGTCGTGCAGCACCAGAAAGTCGCCCATATCGATCCTTGGCAGGGCTCTGTCAACGGCAAACTTGTCGTTATTTTCACAAAGCGATCCCGTGATATCATAGACGTGGTCACAGGGCGCGTCTTCCTTCCCCATCACCGTGATGTGATGATACGCCCCATACATCGCCGGGCGCATGAGGTTGCTGGCGCAAGCGTCCAGGCCGATATATTCTTTATAAATATGCTTTTCCTGGATAGCGCGGGTCACGAGGCAGCCGTAAGGCCCAAGCATAAAACGCCCGAGCTCCGTACAGATGGCCGGTGTCATCCCTGCCGGGCCGAAAACCGCCTCATACGCCTGACGAACGCCTTCGCCGATGAGCATGATGTCATTTTCCGCCTGCTCCGGGCGGTATGGGATGCCAACGCCGCCGGAGAGGTTGATAAAGGCGATTTCAGCGCCTGTCTCGCGCTGGAGATCGACAGCCAACTCAAAAAGAATGGACGCCAATTGCGGGTAATAGTCGTTGGACATCGTGTTGCTCGCCAGAAACGCGTGCAGGCCGAATTCTTTCGCGCCGAGCGTCTTGAGCATGCGATAGGCTTCAAATAGCTGTTCTCTTGTCATGCCGTATTTAGCGTCGCCCGGATTGTCCATAATGGTGTTCGATATGGCAAAGACACCGCCGGGGTTAAACCGGCAGCTGATCGTCTCCGGGATTGGGCCGAGAGCCGATAAAGCATCAATATGCGTGATGTCGTCTAGGTTGATGATTGCGCCGAGCGCAAGAGCCTTTTCAAATTCGGCAACAGGCGTGGCGTTGGACGAAAACATGATGTCCGAACCGGCAAAGCCGCACCGCTCGCTCATCATCAGCTCCGTCATCGACGAGCAGTCAACGCCGCAGCCCTCCTCCTTGAGAATTTTTAAGATCGCGGGCGTCGGCGTGGCCTTCACGGCGAAATATTCTTTAAAGCCCTTGTTCCATGAAAAAGCCCTGTACAGGCGTCTTGCATTTTCACGGATGCCCTTTTCATCGTATAGATGATAAGGCGTCGGGATTGTTTCGTCTATTGTTTTCAGCTGCTCCAAGGTGACAAATGGTTTCTTCATCGCGCTTCCCCTAAACTTAATCTCTGTGTGATGTATTTTTCTGTATTTTAAAGCAAATTGGCTGCAGAATCAACTAAAGAATCGACACGTTTCTGAAAAACGGTCTGAAAAACGGCAGATGCGTTTCCGCCCGGGAAACGCATCCTGTCAGCCATTGACCGTTTTTTATGTTGCGCTGTCGTCCTGCAACTGCAATGGAATCGTGCAAACGACAATCTGCTTATGCTTTAGCAGCTGCCGCTCGATATGAACACGCGTGTTGTTATGAAGGATCCGGTGCCATTTTTTCTGCACCATAAACTGCGGCAGGATGACGGAGACGATGTCGTTTTCCGTGAGGTCGTACTCTGCCGATTCAATGAATTCCACAAGCGGGCCGACAATTTCGCGGTATGGTGAATACTTGATAACAAGCGGAATGTCTGATTTGAGCATGTCGTATTTCTGTTTGTTTTTCTCGCCCGTTTCCTTGTCGATGACGACGTTGAAGGCTGTTACATTGTCGGAGATCGACTTGGCGTATCGCAGCGCGCGGATGCTGGCGCGGTTGATGCTCTCGACGGGGACGATCACGCGGTTTTTATAATTGGCGCAATGGAGCGCCGCGTAGTATTCCTCCGGCTCAACGCGCAATTGGTCGTGCACCTCGGTGTAGTGCTTTTTGATTTTAAACATCATAAGAACGAGAATCGGGATGAGAATCACAACGATCCATGCGCCCTGGTCAAATTTTGTAATGGCAATAATTACGACGACGGCCGCCGTTACAATCGAGCCGATACCGTTGATGAGCGCTTTTAATTGCCAGTGTCGCTCACGCGTGCGAATCCACCGCAAAAACATGCCGGACTGCGACAGCGTAAACGAGATGAAAACGCCGATGGCGTATAAGCCAATTAGCTTTTCGACCTTCGCATTAAACAAGACGATCAATAACGCCGCCGCGATGGATAAAACGGCGATGCCACTGTCATAGCTCAGGCGATTGCCGCGCATGCTCAGCTGGCGCGGCATGTATTTGTCCTTCGACATGACGGAAATCAGCATCGGGAAACCCGAATACGCTGTGTTTGCCGCCAGAATCAGGATGATAAACGTCGTAATTGTAATGTAGTAGAACATAAAGCCGTGGCCAAATATTTCATCAGCGATGAGCACGAGCATAGCCTTGCCGTGCGTCGGGTCCACTTTGTAAAAGTTGGCGAGAACGGCCGTGCCGCCAAACAAAAGAAAAATGATCAACGCTAATAACAGCAACACGAGCTTGGCGTTTTTGCGCGACGGCTCTTTGAAATTCGGCACGCCGTTGCTGACGGCCTCAATACCGGTAACGGCCGCGCAACCGTTTGAAAAGGCTTTGAGCATCAAAATCATCGTTAAAGGCCCGGTAATGCCCTCAACCGACGGCGGCGGCGCCGATGGCAGATTCCCGCCAGTCGCCTTGATAAATCCGGTGATAAGCATGATCACAATACCGAGGATAAACGCATATGTCGGCACACCAAAGATGCGGGAGGATTCGCGCAGGCCGCGGAGATTGCCGATGGCTATCAGAAGAATCAGAAAAACGCAGATCGGCACGGTATACGGTGCGACCGGCTCAAACGCCGAGGCAATCTGCTGGACGCCGGACGAGATACTGACGGACACCGTCAGTATGTAGTCAACGGCAAGCGCGGCACCGGCAATAATTCCCGCCATAGTGCCTAGATTTTCCTTGGCAACGGTGTACGCGCCGCCACCGTTGGGATAACAGTCAATTGTCTGCCTGTAGGATAGCATCAGCATGAACAGCAGAACAATAATAATGCCAGAAATCACCGTCAACTGCCGGAAGGCGAGAAGCCCTATCGCCGGCAGCAGCACCGTCAGAATTTCCTGCCCGGCGTACGCGACGGATGAAATGGCATCGCTCGAGAGAATCGGCAAACCCCACGCAACAGCATATCTTTCATCATTAAGCGCATCGCTGTGCAGTGGTCTTCCAAAAAAGAAGCTTTTGAGTGTATTCCGTTTGATAACCGTTACCTTCTTTCAACACAACATGCTTTTAAAGGCATATATGAAGAATATATATCTAAAATCCATAAAGTCAATACTAATTTTTTATAGCTTTCATCTTAAAATCCGCCGTCAGGAATAATATACCGTTTGACCTTGCTGTAACCATTTGTTACTCTTTGAGTATCACCCGGCGCTTTTTTAAATGCATCTACGAAAGGATTTTTCTCATGAAATACATTAGGGCATTGTTGAAAGCCAGCGTTGCGATTGTCCTTTTTGGGGCACTGCTCTTCCCCGCCGCGGTGTTCTCCGCGCAAGCGGCGAACGTCACATCAGCAGCCGGTCAAATAACCGCCGGGGCGCTCAACGTCAGAAGTGCGCCGGGTACAACAGGCAAAATCCTCACGAGCCTGCCATATGGGTCATATGTGACGCTGATTTCGCCGTCAGGCACGTGGTGGCGCGTCGAGTACGCACCGGGCACGTATGGGTATATGAGCGGCGCTTACATAAAATATGTCGGCGGCACATTTGCCGCGACAGCCACGAGCGGCAGCGGGTCCGTTTCCGTTCGAAGCGGCTCGGCGTCTTCCTATCCCGTCACCGGCACCGTCTTAAGCGGCAGAACCGTTCTTGTATTGCACGATAACGGCTCCTGGAGCTGGATATTATATAACGGCTCAAAAACCGGCTGCGTGCCGGACACAGCGCTGCGCTCGATGATGGCCTGGCCCGTCCCGGCCAGTCACAAAATCAATCAGTATTTTTCCGCTGCGCACGAAGGGCTTGATATCGGCGCCTCTGTCCATGGCGTCTCCGGCGACGCGGTCGTTGCCGCCCAATACGGTAAGGTTGTCTATAGCGGGTGGCTAAACGGCTACGGTTACGTTGTCTATGTCAATTCCATCTACAACGGCCAGCCGATTCAGACGCGTTATGCCCATCTGGCTTCCATGCCGCTTGTCACGGCCGGGTCTGTTGTCGGAGCCGGGCAAAAAATCGGCGTTATGGGCAACAGCGGGACATCGTCCGGCGTTCATTTGCATTTTGAGGTTTGTCTGAGAAACTCGAACAGTGACTGTATCGCCAACGCCGACTCGACACCTGCCAATCCGCTTGATTATATCAAATAAGTGTCTTGCAAAATCGGGGGCTGCCAGTGAATGGCAGTCCCCGATTGTCAAGTCATCACGCCGGTTGCGACGCCTTAGAGCGGAAATTCTCCCCCGTCAAACACAACTTTCTTCTTCCCTCTTTTTTTCGCCTCGTAAAGGTTCGTATCAGCTTGTGAAATGACAGCCCAAACGTCAAGCTCTCCGTCGGCGTCTAAGAGAACTTCCGTAACGCCCGCGCTGAACGTCGGGCGGATGTGCAGTTCCTTCTCACATCTGTCCTGCAATGTTTTTGAGATATTCAACAGCGTCTCTAGCATTAGTTCGCTGGACTGCCCCGGCATAACAAGCATGAATTCCTCACCGCCGAAGCGGCCGAGGATGTCCTGTTTGCGCGTGAGGGAAGCCGCGCATTCGGAAAAAATGCACAGCACCTTATCACCGGCAAGATGGCCGAGCGTATCGTTAATCAGCTTAAAGTCGTCGAAATCGATCATGGCAAGCGTAATATTCTCTTTTGAAACCGACAGATTTTTCAAGGCGTTTAACAGCGCGTATTTGTTCGTTATGCCGGTCGCCAGATCAAGGGAAAGCTGGCTGTTGAGCAACTGCTCATACTCTTTCTGCGCTGTGATATCGGCAAATGCGACGATCGCAAAAACATCACCGTCACTGACAACGCGCGTGGCGCTGACAACAAACCACTTCTGGTGCGTGACGCCGTCGATATGAAAATTGTGGTCAACCTCCGCGTCTGTAATCACCGTACCCGTTTGCAAAACGGTCTCCAGCGCACTGCGCAGAGGGCAAGTCTTGCACGCATCACCGTTGCCGCAAACCTCTTGCTCTTCAAGAATATCCGAGCAGTTGAAAACATTGCCGAAACGCTCACCGCTCAGCGCCTCCGGCGTTAAATGAAAGCTTTTCAGCATATATCGGTTGGCGTCACGAACCGTCGTATCCGGGTTGACAATGACAAGCCCGACCGGCGAATTCTGAAAGACGGCCTGAAAGATGGTGGTTGGTTCTGTCATCAATACCTCCGAAACTGCTCCGATATGTCTCTGCCGCTTATCTTCTTATTAATTACTTTCGTCATTTTTCGTAGAAATCTTAACCACAATCTGTCATTTCTAAAAATAAGATGAGCAACTTGGCCCATTAACCTGTTCGGTCAAGTTTTTTAAATAAAAAGAGGCGCATCGGCACCTCTTATTGGAGCGGGCGACGAGGCTCGAACTCGCTACC belongs to Oscillospiraceae bacterium CM and includes:
- the proB gene encoding glutamate 5-kinase, producing the protein MKKKKRVVIKVGTSTLSHGGKGLNFRNIDGLARVLTDIKNAGHEVILVSSGAIGAGCGKLNMKGRPVDVRLKQAVAAVGQCELMHVYDKFFSEYGAPVGQILLTRDDVDRPNVRLNLLGTFEALLELGVIPVVNENDSVCIEEIESEHKVFGDNDTLSAVVATLVDADLLVILSDIDGLFDKDPRKNKDASLIPVVDAVDGDLLAEIGGAGTAFGTGGMQTKLAAAKIATENGIDMVITNGANPRNLYDILEGKGVGTLFRKKGKKA
- a CDS encoding S-layer homology domain-containing protein, producing MKRLNTAHFRTVFAAILAVVTGCLLFAGIPALAAEVGTTNANARPIAENLSYTTYKGIAITGRFSASDPEGDAVLFEVTDLPKKGTIRFDSAGTFVYTPGENKKGQDVFSYLAVDDAGNLSQKATVTIDIDKQSTKLTYADMADNPAHYAALVLAEKGLLVGEKIGDQYFFRPQAAVTRGEFLTMCLGMTDVETLRDITRTGFSDDAAMPDWVKPYVSTALLSGYVTGYKNEEGRLVFGADKAITAAEAAVILNNILDISDVASVAAVSSDSCPVWAYQAEVNLAACNIIEAPGAGSYNTAVSRAEAADMFVSAMALQDARGGTSLLSWALK
- a CDS encoding diaminopimelate decarboxylase, which produces MKKPFVTLEQLKTIDETIPTPYHLYDEKGIRENARRLYRAFSWNKGFKEYFAVKATPTPAILKILKEEGCGVDCSSMTELMMSERCGFAGSDIMFSSNATPVAEFEKALALGAIINLDDITHIDALSALGPIPETISCRFNPGGVFAISNTIMDNPGDAKYGMTREQLFEAYRMLKTLGAKEFGLHAFLASNTMSNDYYPQLASILFELAVDLQRETGAEIAFINLSGGVGIPYRPEQAENDIMLIGEGVRQAYEAVFGPAGMTPAICTELGRFMLGPYGCLVTRAIQEKHIYKEYIGLDACASNLMRPAMYGAYHHITVMGKEDAPCDHVYDITGSLCENNDKFAVDRALPRIDMGDFLVLHDTGAHGHAMGYNYNGKLRSAELLLREDGSVTMIRRAETPEDYFATAIF
- a CDS encoding GGDEF domain-containing protein, coding for MTEPTTIFQAVFQNSPVGLVIVNPDTTVRDANRYMLKSFHLTPEALSGERFGNVFNCSDILEEQEVCGNGDACKTCPLRSALETVLQTGTVITDAEVDHNFHIDGVTHQKWFVVSATRVVSDGDVFAIVAFADITAQKEYEQLLNSQLSLDLATGITNKYALLNALKNLSVSKENITLAMIDFDDFKLINDTLGHLAGDKVLCIFSECAASLTRKQDILGRFGGEEFMLVMPGQSSELMLETLLNISKTLQDRCEKELHIRPTFSAGVTEVLLDADGELDVWAVISQADTNLYEAKKRGKKKVVFDGGEFPL
- a CDS encoding APC family permease, which produces MKRNTLKSFFFGRPLHSDALNDERYAVAWGLPILSSDAISSVAYAGQEILTVLLPAIGLLAFRQLTVISGIIIVLLFMLMLSYRQTIDCYPNGGGAYTVAKENLGTMAGIIAGAALAVDYILTVSVSISSGVQQIASAFEPVAPYTVPICVFLILLIAIGNLRGLRESSRIFGVPTYAFILGIVIMLITGFIKATGGNLPSAPPPSVEGITGPLTMILMLKAFSNGCAAVTGIEAVSNGVPNFKEPSRKNAKLVLLLLALIIFLLFGGTAVLANFYKVDPTHGKAMLVLIADEIFGHGFMFYYITITTFIILILAANTAYSGFPMLISVMSKDKYMPRQLSMRGNRLSYDSGIAVLSIAAALLIVLFNAKVEKLIGLYAIGVFISFTLSQSGMFLRWIRTRERHWQLKALINGIGSIVTAAVVVIIAITKFDQGAWIVVILIPILVLMMFKIKKHYTEVHDQLRVEPEEYYAALHCANYKNRVIVPVESINRASIRALRYAKSISDNVTAFNVVIDKETGEKNKQKYDMLKSDIPLVIKYSPYREIVGPLVEFIESAEYDLTENDIVSVILPQFMVQKKWHRILHNNTRVHIERQLLKHKQIVVCTIPLQLQDDSAT
- a CDS encoding citrate synthase, with product MHADRALKTIDFLNKRAAQMQQSIVVDKSCYSELDVKRGLRNADGTGVMAGVTKVGNVRGYYVQDGERVPIDGQLIYRGIDVSDMIDGFMSEGRFGFEETAYLLIFGTLPDKLSLDCFNGILDEYRHLPSGFTEDMILSAPSKDIMNKLARSVLALYSYDQDPETDINNLHKELDQALHLIARCPVIVANAYAAKRHYFDKESLFIHHPKEGLSTAENFLYSVRHDNSFTQEEAQLLDLALVLHAEHGGGNNSAFACRVLSSSGTDIYSSMAAAVGALKGPRHGGANKKVMEMFSYIERDVPNWEDEADLLSYLRKILRREAGCGDGLIYGIGHAVYTLSDPRTVRLKELAKKLADQKGMLQEFELFEAVERLAPAAFAAERHVDKPMCANVDMYSGFVYKMLGIPHELYTPLFAVARMVGWCAHRIEEVYNGNRIIRPAYKAITPKSAFVPLEHR
- a CDS encoding methionine adenosyltransferase, encoding MTNRIFTSESVTEGHPDKVCDQISDAVLDNILAGDKMARVACETIVSTGMVLIMGEITTNTYVDIPGIARETIKNIGYIRPELGFDYNGCSVLTSIKEQSQDIAMGVNSAYDDAFDTGAGDQGMMFGFACDETPEYMPAPISYAHALSMRLAAVRKSGLLPFLRPDGKSQVTVEYDEKGRVASCPAIVVSSQHDPDVTVKDLRESIIETVIKPVIPKELITNETKFYVNPTGRFVIGGPVGDSGLTGRKIIVDTYGGYASHGGGAFSGKDPTKVDRSAAYMARYAAKNVVAAGLARACQIELAYAIGVARPVSIQVDTRGTGSIPDEKIEKILEAVFDFRPREIIDHLCLLNPIYNQIAAYGHFGRPELDLPWERLDMVDRIKQHV
- a CDS encoding peptidoglycan DD-metalloendopeptidase family protein, yielding MKYIRALLKASVAIVLFGALLFPAAVFSAQAANVTSAAGQITAGALNVRSAPGTTGKILTSLPYGSYVTLISPSGTWWRVEYAPGTYGYMSGAYIKYVGGTFAATATSGSGSVSVRSGSASSYPVTGTVLSGRTVLVLHDNGSWSWILYNGSKTGCVPDTALRSMMAWPVPASHKINQYFSAAHEGLDIGASVHGVSGDAVVAAQYGKVVYSGWLNGYGYVVYVNSIYNGQPIQTRYAHLASMPLVTAGSVVGAGQKIGVMGNSGTSSGVHLHFEVCLRNSNSDCIANADSTPANPLDYIK
- a CDS encoding glutamate-5-semialdehyde dehydrogenase: MTAIEKQGAAAKEASLVLMTCPTAEKNKALFAIAQALIDNKQEILAANAEDMTRARENGMSASLLDRLALTEARIDAMADGVRQVARLDDPIGQVEKMAVRPNGLVIGRKKVPLGVIAIIYEARPNVTVDAAVLCLKAGSAVILRGGKEAFSANNALTNIMRRAIREAGLPEDAVSLVQDTSRESADDVMRLVGYVDVLIPRGGAGLIRRVVENARVPVIETGVGNCHIYVESSADLDMAAEIIFNAKCSRPSVCNAAETLLVDRAVAAAFLPKAKALLDGKNTELRGCMETAAILGNAVIPATEADYETEFGDYILAVKVVDGLEEAIAHINKYGSKHSEAVVTNSYTVSQRFLDAVDAAAVYVNASTRFTDGGEFGLGAEIGISTQKMHARGPMGLEQLTTTKYIVYGSGQVR